The following coding sequences lie in one Synechococcus sp. PCC 7336 genomic window:
- a CDS encoding GAF domain-containing sensor histidine kinase, translated as MQIGALAAQVLEIEPEAAIGRSAIEWIAPGDRAEFKQALIASAAELWQGTLQTIFRQKEWMSMQAVIRAAPELGTGLLLLCATESVPLGRDRLGTNGDKPLRSQSVLEPRQPVDAAQSQENPQCSLNRTARALHHSLHLKTIFATATKLLASDFNLPHSSIWHYNHSHHHWQVVSLYSGGRALEAPLALEISAPGLDWRLVEKRQLLATLTVEEALAGEVPAELVRNLPDPWLAIPLQAQGQLWGCAIVAAYSDTDLASAAPLMAFVEQLETAIEQAEQYKQAQRLNFDLERQIRSRTFQLQQALELEELLKSIADKVRDSLDEDRVLQTVVEELSFGLGVDCCETALYSESHTDYTIRYEHTTTFPSLRGYRARINPNDRIQHQLIGGNHLQFCPLDGEFVRADAQQCAVLACPILDDRGVLGNLWLYRPRACSFGDLEVRIVQQIANQCAIAIRQARLYQASQRQVQELERINQLKDDFLDTVSHELRTPITTMRMAIQMLELRLKRQLNLEEELQKPLAQQDSTVRYFHILKQECDREIKLIDDLLKLQRLDGRGYTPQLQTIRLEAWLPERAATFRERARDRQQDFQLDLPSALPAFSTDPSSLERIVTELLHNANKYTPPGGQIALSAKTEPDRIQLVVTNTGVEIPDSALPHVFDKFYRVPSIDRWKQGGTGLGLALVKQLVEQLNGSICACSGDDRTTFVVELPQLMPSHLAETPLAR; from the coding sequence GTGCAGATCGGGGCGCTGGCTGCGCAGGTGCTGGAGATTGAGCCAGAAGCAGCCATCGGGCGGTCTGCGATCGAGTGGATCGCGCCTGGAGATCGGGCTGAGTTCAAACAGGCCCTAATTGCATCCGCAGCCGAATTGTGGCAGGGGACATTGCAGACAATCTTTCGGCAGAAAGAATGGATGTCGATGCAGGCAGTCATCCGGGCGGCTCCCGAGCTGGGGACAGGCTTGTTATTGCTGTGCGCAACGGAAAGCGTGCCTCTAGGCCGAGACCGGCTCGGCACAAACGGCGATAAACCCCTGAGATCGCAGTCTGTTTTAGAACCTCGGCAACCCGTTGACGCGGCACAGTCGCAAGAGAATCCTCAGTGTTCTCTCAATCGCACCGCCCGTGCCCTGCACCATTCGCTGCACCTCAAAACCATCTTTGCCACCGCCACTAAATTACTCGCCTCAGATTTCAATCTTCCTCACTCATCTATTTGGCATTACAACCACAGCCACCATCACTGGCAGGTGGTAAGTCTCTACTCCGGCGGACGAGCACTCGAGGCTCCCCTGGCGTTAGAAATATCGGCCCCCGGCCTCGATTGGCGGCTAGTGGAAAAACGCCAACTGCTGGCAACTCTGACGGTAGAGGAAGCGCTGGCGGGCGAGGTGCCTGCGGAACTCGTTCGAAACCTGCCCGATCCCTGGCTGGCAATCCCGTTACAAGCACAAGGGCAGTTATGGGGGTGCGCGATCGTGGCTGCTTACAGCGATACCGATTTAGCTTCGGCAGCCCCTCTGATGGCGTTTGTCGAGCAATTGGAAACGGCGATCGAACAAGCCGAACAATACAAGCAGGCACAGCGACTCAACTTCGACCTAGAACGACAAATTCGGTCTCGGACCTTTCAATTGCAACAGGCATTGGAGTTAGAAGAGTTGCTCAAGTCGATCGCCGATAAAGTGAGAGACAGTCTGGATGAAGATCGAGTGTTGCAGACCGTTGTGGAGGAATTAAGCTTCGGTTTGGGGGTCGATTGTTGCGAAACTGCTCTCTATAGCGAAAGTCACACCGATTACACCATTCGTTACGAGCACACCACCACTTTTCCATCGTTGCGAGGCTACCGCGCCCGCATCAATCCGAACGATCGCATCCAACACCAGCTGATTGGCGGCAATCACCTGCAGTTTTGCCCCCTCGATGGCGAGTTTGTGCGGGCTGATGCCCAGCAATGTGCCGTTCTGGCCTGTCCAATTTTGGACGATCGCGGCGTCTTGGGAAATTTATGGCTGTATCGGCCTCGCGCTTGCTCCTTTGGAGACTTAGAAGTGCGAATTGTGCAGCAGATCGCCAACCAATGTGCGATCGCCATTCGTCAGGCCCGCCTCTATCAAGCGTCCCAGCGCCAGGTGCAGGAGTTAGAGCGCATCAATCAGCTCAAAGATGATTTTCTCGACACGGTTTCCCACGAACTGCGCACCCCGATTACCACGATGCGCATGGCGATCCAGATGTTGGAGTTGCGGCTCAAGCGGCAGCTCAACCTAGAGGAAGAGTTGCAAAAACCACTGGCCCAGCAGGATTCGACAGTCAGATATTTCCACATTCTCAAACAGGAATGCGATCGCGAAATCAAATTGATCGATGATTTACTCAAGCTGCAGCGGCTGGACGGGCGCGGATACACCCCCCAGCTCCAGACGATTCGTCTCGAGGCGTGGCTGCCCGAACGGGCCGCCACCTTCCGCGAGCGAGCTCGCGATCGCCAGCAAGATTTTCAGCTCGATCTGCCTTCCGCACTCCCGGCCTTTTCCACCGATCCCTCTAGTTTGGAACGCATTGTCACCGAACTGCTGCACAATGCCAATAAGTACACCCCTCCAGGCGGACAAATCGCCCTCTCCGCCAAAACCGAACCGGACCGCATTCAACTGGTTGTCACCAACACGGGCGTTGAGATTCCTGACTCTGCCTTGCCCCACGTCTTCGACAAGTTTTATCGGGTGCCTTCCATCGATCGCTGGAAGCAGGGGGGCACGGGTCTCGGATTGGCTCTCGTCAAACAATTGGTCGAGCAACTGAACGGTTCCATTTGCGCCTGCAGTGGCGACGATCGGACGACGTTTGTGGTGGAGTTGCCCCAATTAATGCCATCGCATTTGGCTGAGACTCCATTGGCACGTTAG
- a CDS encoding peptide chain release factor 3: protein MSQISTIANEIERRRTFAIISHPDAGKTTLTEKLLLYGGAVNQAGAVKAKRAQRHATSDWMKMEQQRGISITSTVLQFAYRDKQLNLLDTPGHQDFSEDTYRTLSAADNAVMLLDGAKGLEAQTLKLFEVCKMRQLPIFTFINKMDRPTMEPFELIDEIESTLKLTPYPMNWPIGSGDRFSGVYDRQRQEVHLFERSERGQKATAIEVAGLDDPKLAELLDRDSYEQAIEELEILDEVAAELDRAAVREGRMTPVFFGSATTSFGLQLFLDDFLDLSLHPMPRQSTAGTVEPETEEFSGFVFKLQANMDPRHRDRIAFIRVCSGRFDKDMTVRHVRTGKEVRLSRPQKLFAQQRETVESAFPGDIVGLVNPGTFQIGDTVCTGQPLQYGGIPSFSPELFNWLRNPNPSKFKQFNKGIDQLKEEGAVQVMYSLDEAKRDPILAAVGQLQFEVVQYRLQSEYNVESRLEPLIYTVARWIEGGWDVAGDFTGLYGAELVRDSWDRPVLLCKNIWSLEQIREKFPDVALLEIAPVLSVG, encoded by the coding sequence ATGAGCCAAATTTCTACGATCGCCAACGAAATCGAACGACGACGGACGTTTGCCATTATTTCTCACCCAGATGCGGGCAAGACCACGCTGACCGAAAAACTGTTGCTGTATGGCGGGGCCGTGAATCAAGCGGGAGCGGTGAAGGCTAAGCGGGCACAGCGGCATGCCACCTCCGATTGGATGAAGATGGAGCAGCAGCGGGGAATTTCGATTACCTCGACGGTGCTGCAATTTGCCTATCGGGACAAACAGCTCAACCTGTTAGATACCCCCGGTCACCAAGACTTTAGTGAAGACACCTACCGGACGCTATCAGCGGCTGATAATGCGGTCATGTTGCTGGACGGTGCGAAGGGATTGGAGGCCCAGACCCTCAAATTATTTGAGGTGTGCAAAATGCGTCAGTTGCCTATCTTCACCTTCATCAACAAAATGGATCGCCCCACGATGGAGCCGTTCGAGTTGATTGACGAGATCGAATCGACGCTAAAATTGACCCCCTATCCGATGAATTGGCCGATTGGATCGGGCGATCGGTTTAGCGGGGTTTACGATCGCCAGCGCCAAGAAGTTCATCTATTCGAGCGATCGGAGCGCGGCCAAAAGGCAACAGCGATAGAAGTGGCGGGTTTGGACGATCCCAAATTAGCCGAGCTGCTCGATCGGGACAGTTACGAGCAGGCGATCGAAGAGCTGGAAATTTTAGATGAAGTGGCGGCCGAATTGGATCGGGCGGCGGTTCGCGAGGGTCGCATGACGCCTGTATTTTTCGGCAGTGCCACGACCAGTTTTGGCCTGCAGTTATTTCTGGATGACTTCCTAGACCTCTCGCTGCATCCGATGCCGCGCCAGAGCACGGCGGGCACCGTCGAACCCGAGACTGAAGAGTTTTCGGGCTTTGTGTTCAAGCTGCAGGCAAATATGGACCCGCGACACCGCGATCGGATTGCCTTCATTCGCGTTTGTTCCGGTCGCTTCGATAAGGATATGACGGTTCGGCACGTCCGCACGGGTAAAGAGGTACGCCTGTCTCGCCCCCAGAAGTTATTTGCCCAGCAGCGGGAAACGGTGGAATCGGCTTTTCCCGGCGACATTGTGGGCTTGGTCAACCCCGGTACCTTCCAAATTGGCGATACGGTGTGTACGGGCCAACCGCTGCAATACGGAGGTATTCCCAGCTTTTCACCCGAGCTATTTAACTGGTTGCGCAACCCCAATCCTTCCAAGTTCAAGCAGTTTAACAAGGGGATCGACCAACTCAAAGAGGAGGGGGCGGTGCAAGTGATGTATTCGCTGGACGAAGCCAAGCGAGATCCGATTTTGGCAGCCGTAGGCCAGCTTCAGTTTGAAGTGGTGCAATATCGCCTGCAGAGCGAATACAACGTCGAAAGCCGTCTGGAACCCCTGATTTACACAGTTGCCCGTTGGATTGAGGGGGGTTGGGATGTGGCCGGTGACTTCACGGGGCTCTACGGGGCAGAGCTCGTGCGGGATAGCTGGGATCGGCCGGTGCTACTGTGCAAGAACATTTGGAGCTTGGAGCAAATTCGAGAAAAGTTTCCCGATGTCGCGCTATTGGAGATTGCGCCGGTCTTGTCGGTGGGTTAG
- a CDS encoding type II toxin-antitoxin system Phd/YefM family antitoxin — MEIVTFSEARNKLKTVLDRVIDDADYTIIARRDADDAVVMSLEYFNSLLETVHLLQSPANAAHLERSIAQYKRGQVTEKDLLDE, encoded by the coding sequence ATGGAAATAGTTACCTTTAGTGAAGCTAGAAATAAATTGAAAACGGTTTTAGATAGGGTAATCGATGATGCTGACTATACCATCATCGCCAGACGAGATGCTGATGATGCAGTAGTGATGTCACTCGAGTACTTCAATAGTTTGCTTGAAACGGTTCATTTATTACAGTCTCCGGCTAATGCTGCTCACTTAGAACGTTCAATTGCCCAATACAAACGGGGACAGGTAACCGAGAAAGACTTATTAGATGAGTAA
- a CDS encoding Txe/YoeB family addiction module toxin, with translation MSNRKLAWTDEAWNDYIYWQSQDKKTLKRINKLIKATKSLPFEGIGKPEPLKENLSGFWSRRIDDTNRLVYALDDNYLTIISCRYHY, from the coding sequence ATGAGTAATCGGAAACTAGCCTGGACTGATGAAGCTTGGAACGACTATATCTATTGGCAAAGTCAGGACAAAAAGACTCTTAAAAGAATTAATAAACTTATCAAAGCAACTAAAAGTCTTCCCTTTGAAGGGATTGGCAAGCCTGAACCTTTGAAAGAAAACCTGTCGGGTTTTTGGTCGCGTCGTATTGATGATACCAATCGTCTTGTCTATGCCTTAGATGACAATTATCTAACAATTATTTCTTGTCGATATCATTACTAG
- a CDS encoding uracil-DNA glycosylase family protein, with protein MSEDLQPSLFNLESDPQPPTPEVDRDRIPYDASIPIPPGTYSSLELLATHCAQCQRCELHTGRTNIVVQRGNPSAAVMIVGEGPGQNEDEQGKPFVGKSGQLLDKILQSVAFDPAEDVYICNVVKCRPPGNRAPTPAEMEACKPYLMEQIRIIDPKIILLTGATAVRAILKEKRGITKIRGQWFEWEGRLAMPIFHPAYLLRNQSRKPGSPKWLMWQDIQAVKAKYEELGLGLEF; from the coding sequence ATGTCTGAAGACCTGCAACCCTCTCTATTCAATTTAGAGTCCGATCCCCAACCTCCGACCCCCGAGGTCGATCGCGATCGCATTCCCTACGATGCCAGCATCCCGATCCCCCCCGGCACCTACAGCAGCTTGGAACTGCTCGCCACCCATTGCGCTCAGTGCCAGCGGTGCGAGTTGCATACCGGTCGCACCAATATTGTCGTACAGCGGGGCAACCCCAGCGCTGCTGTGATGATTGTTGGAGAGGGTCCGGGCCAAAACGAAGACGAACAGGGCAAGCCTTTTGTGGGGAAATCGGGGCAGTTATTAGACAAAATTTTGCAGTCTGTCGCATTCGATCCTGCCGAAGATGTCTACATCTGTAATGTGGTGAAATGTCGTCCCCCCGGCAATCGCGCCCCCACCCCCGCTGAAATGGAAGCCTGCAAGCCTTACTTAATGGAACAAATTCGCATCATCGATCCCAAAATTATCTTGCTGACGGGAGCAACCGCCGTGCGTGCAATTCTGAAGGAAAAACGGGGGATTACGAAAATTCGCGGCCAGTGGTTTGAGTGGGAAGGCCGTCTGGCCATGCCGATTTTTCACCCCGCTTATCTGCTGCGCAATCAATCTCGCAAACCGGGCAGTCCCAAATGGTTGATGTGGCAGGATATTCAGGCTGTTAAGGCGAAGTACGAAGAGCTGGGGTTGGGACTGGAGTTTTAG
- the sixA gene encoding phosphohistidine phosphatase SixA, with the protein MEPLKVNFFRHGIAVDRSPDRKEFERELTPKGRDRTAQIARWLYDRGDRWDALLSSPLLRAKQTAQILVEAQLAADVERFEALAPGGEFSDLAAWGRSHAETTAIGVVGHQPNLSNWIELAVWGQASGSIQLKKAGLACVEFPGGRIRLGAGVLLELLTPKSMLGTQLRARDR; encoded by the coding sequence ATGGAGCCATTGAAAGTTAATTTTTTCCGTCACGGGATTGCCGTCGATCGCTCTCCAGACCGCAAAGAATTCGAGCGCGAGTTGACGCCGAAGGGACGCGATCGCACTGCCCAAATCGCCCGCTGGCTCTACGACCGAGGAGATCGGTGGGATGCCCTGCTCTCCAGTCCGTTGCTGCGGGCCAAACAGACAGCGCAGATCTTGGTAGAAGCACAGTTAGCTGCCGATGTGGAACGGTTCGAGGCGCTGGCTCCAGGGGGAGAGTTTTCGGACTTGGCGGCTTGGGGGCGATCGCATGCCGAGACAACAGCGATCGGAGTGGTGGGACACCAGCCCAATTTGTCCAACTGGATTGAACTTGCTGTTTGGGGGCAGGCCAGTGGCAGTATTCAGCTCAAAAAAGCAGGTCTGGCTTGTGTCGAGTTTCCGGGGGGGCGCATTCGACTCGGTGCAGGGGTATTGCTGGAATTGCTAACGCCCAAATCGATGCTGGGAACGCAACTAAGAGCTCGAGATCGATGA
- a CDS encoding 1-acyl-sn-glycerol-3-phosphate acyltransferase: MLVSVLQPSPLQLAETSLALSQTQLTVSGRDRIPSGAIVAISNHRSFMDPLVVMAALQQDVHFACHYFMTQVPGLRQAIDRMGCIPLEQGRSCQTRFFRQAARHLHSGSAVGLFPEGGEHMTRRSQPHQMAPFQRGFAHLALRSRATPLAILPLAIRVRREISAPDLPMFLFRWFDPEEPIFQTRQGHPVVLYREVDVAIAPPIWIDAADRQQARGPQANDAIDCLVGRAQTSIQQLLDP, translated from the coding sequence GTGCTCGTCTCTGTCCTGCAACCCTCTCCCCTGCAATTAGCGGAAACCAGTTTGGCCCTCAGCCAAACCCAACTGACTGTCAGCGGACGCGATCGCATTCCGTCGGGGGCGATCGTTGCCATTAGCAATCACCGCAGCTTTATGGACCCCCTTGTGGTGATGGCTGCCCTGCAGCAGGACGTTCACTTTGCCTGTCATTACTTCATGACCCAAGTGCCCGGACTGCGGCAGGCGATCGATCGCATGGGCTGCATTCCCCTAGAGCAAGGGCGCAGCTGCCAAACTCGATTTTTCCGTCAAGCGGCTCGCCACCTCCATAGCGGCAGTGCCGTGGGGCTGTTCCCCGAAGGGGGCGAACATATGACCCGCCGCAGTCAGCCCCATCAAATGGCTCCGTTTCAGCGGGGGTTTGCCCATCTCGCCCTGCGATCGCGAGCTACCCCCCTGGCCATTCTGCCCCTGGCCATCCGCGTCCGCCGCGAAATCTCCGCCCCCGACTTACCCATGTTCCTGTTTCGCTGGTTCGACCCTGAAGAACCCATCTTTCAAACCCGCCAGGGTCACCCAGTCGTGCTATACCGAGAAGTCGATGTAGCCATTGCTCCTCCCATCTGGATCGATGCTGCCGATCGCCAGCAGGCTCGCGGTCCTCAGGCCAACGACGCGATCGATTGCCTCGTCGGCCGCGCTCAAACCTCTATCCAACAACTTCTCGACCCATAA
- a CDS encoding alpha/beta fold hydrolase, whose product MIQSPTALPDRRRDRPPLVYLPGMDGTGDLFYRQARQLASQFEIRNFSFNASPVRSWFHLAESVRDRHLADGPAILCGESFGGCLALQVAAQYPDRVAGLIAINSASAFRHNALMWTACHLLRTVPETILNALMEKGLHWLAEIPRLQQEDRQRFLQAMRSVNKKAVLERLHLLQQFDAQTLPLEQFECPTLLLASQRDRILPSVKEARKLARRLPNATLEVLPKSGHACLLERELDLAAIAHTSNWIAPALANCANFG is encoded by the coding sequence ATGATTCAATCCCCTACTGCCCTACCCGATCGCCGCCGCGATCGCCCTCCACTGGTGTACTTACCCGGCATGGACGGCACTGGGGATCTGTTTTATCGGCAAGCTCGACAGTTGGCCTCCCAGTTTGAGATTCGCAATTTCAGTTTTAATGCCTCCCCCGTTCGCAGTTGGTTCCATCTCGCCGAATCAGTGCGCGATCGCCATCTCGCCGACGGTCCCGCGATTCTCTGCGGCGAATCGTTTGGGGGCTGTCTGGCGTTACAAGTGGCGGCTCAATACCCCGATCGCGTGGCTGGTTTGATTGCGATCAATTCGGCCTCTGCCTTTCGTCACAACGCCCTGATGTGGACTGCTTGCCACCTGCTGCGAACGGTCCCCGAAACGATCTTGAACGCCCTGATGGAAAAGGGACTCCACTGGTTGGCTGAAATTCCTCGCTTGCAACAGGAAGACCGCCAGCGCTTTTTACAGGCCATGCGATCGGTTAATAAGAAAGCAGTGCTGGAACGATTGCACCTCTTGCAACAGTTCGATGCGCAGACATTGCCGCTAGAGCAGTTTGAGTGTCCCACCCTGCTGCTGGCCAGTCAGCGCGATCGCATTTTGCCCTCAGTCAAAGAGGCTCGCAAACTCGCCCGACGCCTGCCCAACGCCACGCTGGAAGTGCTGCCAAAGAGCGGCCACGCCTGTTTGTTAGAGCGGGAGCTCGACTTGGCGGCGATCGCCCACACCTCGAACTGGATTGCTCCCGCGCTCGCCAACTGTGCCAATTTTGGCTAA
- a CDS encoding metal-binding protein, producing the protein MPSGRTHDRITLWSLPAVTLVAGLLSGSAAIALAVGAAFLFSGLMFSGDLDTRSHQYQRWLWLRWIWLPYRRLCKHRSVWSHGPILGTGIRIVYLALWLALPVLGILYLGHRLHGWPWQPLNWLQQGWAWAQSPAGDSGYPNSCVLAGVAIGLEIGAMSHSLSDWTGSSWKRWRSPVRHTPDWSSAKSRDRRR; encoded by the coding sequence ATGCCCTCCGGTCGCACCCACGATCGCATTACCCTCTGGAGCCTGCCTGCCGTCACCCTGGTGGCAGGATTGCTTTCTGGCAGCGCGGCGATCGCCTTAGCCGTGGGGGCAGCCTTTCTCTTCTCCGGCTTGATGTTCAGTGGCGATCTGGATACGCGATCGCATCAATACCAGCGTTGGCTGTGGCTCCGCTGGATTTGGCTGCCCTACCGCCGCCTGTGCAAACACCGCTCGGTTTGGTCCCACGGCCCCATTCTCGGTACCGGGATTCGGATTGTTTACCTAGCCCTCTGGCTCGCTCTGCCCGTCCTCGGCATTCTGTATTTAGGACATCGCTTGCACGGGTGGCCCTGGCAACCCCTAAATTGGCTGCAGCAGGGCTGGGCTTGGGCACAATCTCCTGCAGGAGACTCGGGATATCCTAACAGCTGTGTGCTCGCGGGGGTAGCGATCGGCCTCGAAATTGGGGCCATGAGTCATTCCCTCAGCGATTGGACGGGCTCTAGCTGGAAGCGCTGGCGATCGCCCGTGCGACACACTCCAGACTGGTCGTCCGCGAAGTCTCGAGACCGACGGAGGTGA
- the ilvB gene encoding biosynthetic-type acetolactate synthase large subunit — translation MATGGYALVDSLRRQGVKHIFGYPGGAILPIYDELYKAEAEGDIQHFLVRHEQGASHAADGYARATGKVGVCFATSGPGATNLVTGLATAYMDSIPMVAITGQVPRHAIGTDAFQETDTFGITLPAVKHSYVIRDLNDISRIVAEAFHIAQTGRPGPVLIDVPKDVGLEEFDYTPVSGIRLPGYKPNVRGNPRQIHAAAKALLAAQQPLLYAGGGAITSGAHQELHQLAELLQIPVTTTLMGKGAFDENHPLSVGMLGMHGTAYANYTVAECDLLVAVGARFDDRVTGKLEEFASRAKVIHIDIDPAEVGKNRGPEIPIVGDVRTVLIDLLAQLNKMTVPQQKTRAWLDRIDRWKADYPLVVPTYEGMLSPQQVIDAFRRHAPTAYYTTDVGQHQMWAAQFLRNGPRQWISSAGLGTMGYGYPAALGVKVALPEEEVICISGDASFQMNLQELGTAAQYGIGAKVAIINNQWQGMVRQWQESFYGQRYSHSNMAAGMPDFVKLAEAFGVKGIMADHPDQLEDAMQEFVRAEGPVLADFRVHREENCYPMVAPGRSNANMLGIPDRKLERAAELIYCPSCNAKNPASHNFCVDCGTKL, via the coding sequence GTGGCAACAGGTGGATACGCGCTGGTCGATAGTCTGCGCCGCCAGGGAGTAAAGCATATTTTCGGCTACCCCGGTGGGGCTATTCTGCCCATCTACGACGAACTCTATAAGGCTGAAGCCGAGGGAGATATCCAACATTTCCTCGTCCGCCACGAGCAAGGGGCCAGTCACGCTGCCGACGGCTACGCCCGCGCTACTGGCAAAGTGGGAGTGTGTTTTGCAACCTCCGGTCCCGGAGCCACCAACCTCGTCACCGGGCTCGCTACGGCCTACATGGACTCGATCCCGATGGTGGCCATTACCGGCCAAGTGCCTCGCCACGCCATCGGCACCGACGCTTTCCAAGAGACCGATACCTTTGGCATTACCCTGCCTGCGGTCAAGCATTCCTATGTCATCCGCGATCTAAACGACATCAGCCGCATCGTTGCCGAAGCGTTCCACATCGCCCAAACCGGACGACCCGGTCCCGTTCTGATCGACGTGCCTAAAGATGTCGGTCTGGAAGAATTTGACTACACCCCTGTCAGTGGCATCCGCCTGCCGGGTTACAAGCCCAATGTCCGAGGCAATCCTCGCCAGATCCACGCTGCCGCCAAAGCTCTATTGGCCGCTCAGCAGCCGTTACTCTACGCCGGTGGCGGTGCCATCACCTCGGGCGCTCACCAGGAATTGCACCAACTGGCAGAACTGCTCCAAATTCCCGTCACCACCACCCTGATGGGCAAAGGGGCCTTCGATGAGAACCATCCTCTGTCGGTGGGTATGTTGGGCATGCACGGCACTGCCTACGCCAACTACACGGTCGCCGAATGCGATCTCCTGGTGGCCGTAGGAGCGCGGTTTGACGATCGCGTCACTGGCAAGTTGGAGGAATTTGCCTCCCGCGCCAAGGTGATTCACATCGACATCGATCCCGCTGAAGTGGGCAAAAATCGCGGCCCGGAGATTCCCATTGTCGGAGATGTGCGGACGGTCTTAATTGACCTGCTGGCTCAACTCAATAAGATGACTGTGCCCCAGCAGAAAACTCGTGCTTGGCTCGATCGAATCGATCGCTGGAAAGCCGACTATCCTCTGGTGGTTCCCACCTACGAAGGAATGCTTTCCCCCCAACAAGTCATCGACGCCTTCCGCCGCCATGCCCCCACTGCTTACTACACCACCGATGTGGGCCAACACCAAATGTGGGCCGCTCAATTTTTGCGCAACGGGCCGCGTCAGTGGATCTCGAGTGCGGGATTGGGCACGATGGGCTACGGCTACCCTGCAGCGCTGGGGGTGAAGGTGGCACTGCCGGAGGAAGAGGTAATTTGCATCAGTGGCGATGCCAGCTTCCAGATGAACCTACAGGAGTTGGGGACAGCAGCTCAATACGGCATTGGCGCCAAGGTTGCCATTATCAACAACCAGTGGCAGGGGATGGTGCGCCAGTGGCAGGAGAGTTTCTACGGCCAGCGCTATTCCCACTCCAACATGGCCGCTGGAATGCCCGATTTTGTCAAGCTGGCCGAGGCCTTTGGGGTGAAGGGCATTATGGCCGACCATCCCGACCAGTTGGAAGATGCGATGCAGGAGTTTGTGCGGGCAGAAGGCCCGGTTTTGGCAGATTTTCGCGTACATCGCGAGGAAAATTGCTATCCGATGGTGGCTCCGGGTCGGTCCAATGCCAACATGCTGGGCATTCCCGATCGCAAGCTAGAACGGGCAGCAGAGCTGATCTACTGCCCCAGTTGCAATGCCAAGAACCCCGCCAGCCACAACTTTTGTGTCGATTGCGGGACCAAGCTGTAG
- the grxC gene encoding glutaredoxin 3, producing the protein MNLIQRLMGQKPDNIHANVEIYTWQTCPYCIRAKLLLWLKGVDYTEYKIDGDEAARTKMAERANGRRTVPQIFINNRHIGGCDDLHSLNAQKQLDSLLQQAVS; encoded by the coding sequence ATGAATCTCATCCAACGCCTCATGGGTCAGAAACCCGACAATATCCACGCCAACGTCGAAATCTACACGTGGCAAACCTGTCCCTACTGCATCCGAGCCAAGCTGCTGCTGTGGCTCAAAGGGGTTGACTACACCGAATACAAAATTGATGGCGACGAAGCCGCCCGCACGAAGATGGCCGAGCGCGCCAACGGACGCCGCACCGTCCCCCAAATCTTCATCAACAATCGACACATTGGCGGCTGCGACGACCTGCACAGCCTGAATGCCCAGAAACAACTGGATTCACTATTGCAGCAGGCTGTCAGCTAA